Proteins found in one Acanthopagrus latus isolate v.2019 chromosome 3, fAcaLat1.1, whole genome shotgun sequence genomic segment:
- the ehmt2 gene encoding histone-lysine N-methyltransferase EHMT2 isoform X1: MSASETTAKEPLERNDSETNAESLAGPSHVKEDNVASTSAAVSQKTEPMGGMPSMLSSQQSGKDASRAGEEDETWSPSSSPNKPAVGHAAKSLPSMSASSMSPSPSTSSSLSPGRAKMSVSGPGSSKTVHAPAPSSSSSSSSSSSSTSSSSATTSSSPSVSPAPPKIHRARKTMNRPPPAQVSHTEAPSASSACLSPDSETVAKRRKLDHSSDRTPAKSENIPDNAQTVEETLFHKKMESVTKTSQEKNNSSSGRSEEEKTRISSPSAQDLEKFEDSGAEVRQHAKDIEGSVNMSDHSSESETQRARQSRNESEESSNTADVVETVGAGRTTEYTEVPLGALDIAAADSLTLSPHHEGSDAGDTERLEELPLCSCRMEAPRVDSTSHRISRQCMATESINGELRACTNRTVKGETMRPSSRVPLMVLCDAHRSHMVKHHCCPGCGYFCIAGTFLECCPDQRIAHRFHRGCVTVLGGGRSRANDGGMLFCPHCGEDASEAQEVTIPSFSSATASATTVVTMSASSTTTPSLPPSAPTAPSLTASTGGMKDGKMPERPVSARMRSHGLVTVAVEQQQQSTQPVASAATATAVPPAEEGVDSVGPSLCMPNGKPVSPSALPPGPSRAALQKAILTQDTERKKKLRFHPRQLYPAAKQGEVQRVLLMLMEGIDPTYQPDSQNRRSALHAAAQRGLLEICYMLIQAGAKVDAQDKDMRTPLLEAIINNHIEVAHYLIQNGACVYHIEEDGYTGLHHAAKLGNLEILNMLLETGQVDVNAQDSGGWTPIIWAAEHKHVTVIKALLNRGADVTINDKSPLSLQELNVCLHWAAYAGSVDIAELVLNAGCSLASVNMHGDTPLHIAAREGYLECVTLFLSRGADIDIMNREGDTPLTLARPDTPVWVALQINRKLRRGITNRMLRTERIICSDVAQGYENVPIPCVNAVDDEGCPSDYKYVSENCETSAMNIDRNITHLQHCGCTDDCSSSNCLCGQLSIRCWYDKDQRLLQEFNKIEPPLIFECNMACSCYRTCKNRVVQAGIKVRLQLYRTEKMGWGVRALQDIPQGSFICEYVGELISDAEADVREDDSYLFDLDNKDGEVYCIDARYYGNISRFINHLCDPNLIPVRVFMLHQDLRFPRIAFFSSRDILSGQELGFDYGDRFWDIKSKYFTCQCGSEKCKHSAEAIALEQSRLARLEACPESGADCGMSLMGNS; the protein is encoded by the exons ATGTCGGCATCTGAGACAACGGCAAAG GAGCCTCTCGAAAGAAATGACTCAGAAACAAATGCAGAGTCATTAGCTGGACCAAGTCATGTGAAAGAAG ATAATGTGGCCTCcacctcagctgctgtttcccaGAAGACAGAGCCAATGGGTGGTATGCCATCGATGCTGTCATCTCAGCAGTCTGGAAAGGATGCTTccagagctggagaggaggatgagacgTGGTCACCGTCCTCCTCTCCAAACAAACCTGCTGTAG GACATGCAGCAAAGTCCCTTCCATCAATGTCGGCCTCTTCGATGTCCCCCTCTCCTTCTACGTCCTCATCGTTGTCCCCTGGCCGAGCAAAGATGAGTGTTTCTGGGCCAGGTAGCAGTAAAACCGTCCATGCCCctgctccctcctcttcctcgtcatcttcctcttcctcatcctctacatcttcctcctctgccacgacctcctcatctccctctgtctcaccTGCCCCACCTAAGATCCACAGGGCCCGCAAGACCATGAACAGGCCACCACCAGCCCAG gtgAGCCACACGGAGGCACCTTCAGCATCTTCTGCCTGCCTTTCCCCCGACTCTGAAACAG TTGCCAAAAGGAGAAAACTGGATCATTCATCTGACAGAACACCTGCCAAGTCAGAGAATATTCCAGACAATGCTCAGACGGTG GAAGAAACCTTATTCCATAAAAAGATGGAGTCTGTTACAAAAACttcacaagagaaaaacaacagcagctcgGGGAGGTCGGAAGAGGAAAAAACTCGAATTTCCAGTCCGTCCGCCCAAGATTTAGAAAAG TTTGAAGATAGTGGAGCAGAAGTAAGGCAGCACGCTAAAGACATAGAGGGGTCAGTGAACATGTCAGATCAT AGTTCAgagtctgaaacacagagagccaGACAGAGTAGAAACGAGAGCGAGGAGTCGTCAAACACAGCCGACGTGGTGGAGACAGTCGGAG caggAAGGACGACTGAGTACACAGAGGTTCCTCTAGGCGCTCTGGACATCGCTGCTGCTGACAGTTTGACACTTTCCCCTCATCATG AAGGAAGCGATGCAGGAGACACGGAGCGGCTGGAGGAGCTtcctctgtgcagctgcaggatggAGGCTCCTCGAGTGGACAGCACCAGCCACCGCATCAGCAGACAGTGTATGGCCACCGAGAGCATCAACGGAGAG CTGAGGGCTTGCACCAATCGGACAGTAAAAGGGGAGACGATGCGGCCGTCGAGTCGGGTTCCCCTCATGGTTCTCTGTGATGCCCATCGGTCACACATGGTCAAACACCACTGCTGTCCTGGGTGTGGATACTTCTGCATAGCG GGCACGTTTCTCGAGTGCTGCCCAGACCAGCGCATCGCTCACCGCTTTCACCGCGGTTGCGTGACGGTGCTGGGCGGAGGGCGCAGCAGAGCGAACGACGGCGGCATGCTCTTCTGTCCACACTGTGGTGAAGATGCCTCTGAGGCCCAGGAGGTCACCATCCCCTCCTTCAGCTCAGCTACAGCCTCCGCAACCACCGTAGTCACGATGTCGGCCTCTTCCACCACCACCCCGTCTCTGCCGCCCTCCGCCCCCACAGCACCCTCGCTTACAGCCTCAACAGGAGGGATGAAAGATGGGAAGATGCCCGAAAGACCTGTCAG CGCTCGTATGCGTAGTCACGGTTTGGTAACGGTGgcggtggagcagcagcagcagtccacGCAGCCTGTAGCCTCTGCAGCAACCGCAACCGCCGTCCCCCCTGCAGAGGAGGGAGTGGACAGTGTGGGGCCCTCGCTCTGCATGCCAAATGGGAAACCTGTCAGCCCAAGCGCACTACCACCTGGGCCCAGCAGGGCGGCGCTGCAGAAGGCCATTCTCACGCAGGACACTGAGAG GAAGAAGAAACTGAGGTTCCACCCCCGCCAGCTCTATCCTGCTGCCAAACAAGGAGAGGTGCAGAGAGTTCTGCTCATGCTGA TGGAGGGCATAGATCCAACGTACCAGCCTGACTCTCAGAACAGACGCTCTGCTCTGCACGCTGCGGCTCAGAGAGGTCTGCTGGAAATCTGCTACATGCTCATACAG GCTGGTGCTAAAGTGGATGCCCAGGACAAAGACATGAGGACGCCCCTGTTGGAAGCGATCATCAACAATCACATTGAAGTGGCTCACTACCTGATCCAGAACGGCGCCTGTGTCTATCATATT gaGGAGGACGGATATACTGGCCTCCACCACGCAGCCAAACTGGGAAACCTGGAAATTTTGAACATGCTTCTGGAAACGGGGCAGGTTGATGTAAATGCACAG GACAGCGGGGGCTGGACGCCGATCATCTGGGCTGCAGAGCACAAACATGTAACGGTCATCAAAGCGCTGCTGAACAGAGGAGCTGATGTCACCATTAATGATAAA tcccctctttccctccaggAGCTGAACGTGTGTCTCCACTGGGCAGCGTACGCAGGGAGTGTGGATATAGCCGAGCTGGTGTTGAACGCTGGCTGCTCCCTCGCCTCAGTGAACATGCACGGAGACACGCCGCTCCACATCGCCGCCAGAGAGGGCTACCTGGAATGCGTTAC GTTGTTTCTATCCAGAGGCGCAGACATTGACATCATGAACAGGGAAGGAGACACTCCTCTCACCCTCGCACGGCCCGACACGCCGGTGTGGGTGGCTCTCCAGATCAACAGGAAGCTTAGAAGGGGAATAACCAATCGCATGCTTCGGACTGAACGAATCATCTGCAG CGACGTTGCGCAGGGCTACGAGAATGTACCGATCCCCTGTGTGAATGCGGTGGATGACGAGGGCTGTCCTTCAGACTACAAATATGTTTCAGAAAACTGTGAAACTTCAGCAATGAACATAGACCGCAATATTACACACTTacag CACTGTGGCTGCACTGACGACTGCTCGTCGAGTAACTGCCTCTGTGGACAGCTCAGTATCCGCTGCTGGTATGACAAG GACCAGCGGCTGCTCCAGGAGTTCAACAAAATTGAGCCTCCGCTTATATTTGAGTGCAACATGGCGTGTTCCTGTTACCGAACGTGCAAGAACAGAGTCGTACAGGCAGGAATAAA GGTTCGTCTTCAGCTCTACAGGACAGAGAAGATGGGCTGGGGAGTCCGAGCTCTGCAGGACATTCCACAGGGAAGCTTCATCTGCGA GTATGTTGGGGAGCTGATCTCTGACGCAGAGGCAGATGTTCGAGAAGACGACTCCTACCTGTTTGACCTGGACAACAAG gACGGGGAGGTGTATTGTATCGACGCCCGCTACTATGGCAACATCAGCCGCTTCATCAACCACCTGTGTGACCCAAACCTCATCCCAGTGCGTGTGTTCATGCTGCACCAGGACCTGAGATTCCCCCGCATCGCCTTCTTCAGCTCCAGAGACATCCTCAGTGGACAAGAGCTGGG ATTTGACTATGGAGACCGCTTCTGGGACATCAAGAGCAAgtatttcacctgtcagtgtgGATCAGAGAAATGTAAGCACTCGGCCGAGGCCATCGCCTTGGAGCAAAGCAGGCTGGCTCGATTGGAGGCTTGTCCAGAGTCGGGAGCCGACTGCGGGATGAGCCTGATGGGAAACTCTTAA
- the ehmt2 gene encoding histone-lysine N-methyltransferase EHMT2 isoform X3 — protein MSASETTAKEPLERNDSETNAESLAGPSHVKEDNVASTSAAVSQKTEPMGGMPSMLSSQQSGKDASRAGEEDETWSPSSSPNKPAVGHAAKSLPSMSASSMSPSPSTSSSLSPGRAKMSVSGPGSSKTVHAPAPSSSSSSSSSSSSTSSSSATTSSSPSVSPAPPKIHRARKTMNRPPPAQVSHTEAPSASSACLSPDSETVAKRRKLDHSSDRTPAKSENIPDNAQTVEETLFHKKMESVTKTSQEKNNSSSGRSEEEKTRISSPSAQDLEKFEDSGAEVRQHAKDIEGSVNMSDHSSESETQRARQSRNESEESSNTADVVETVGAGRTTEYTEVPLGALDIAAADSLTLSPHHEGSDAGDTERLEELPLCSCRMEAPRVDSTSHRISRQCMATESINGELRACTNRTVKGETMRPSSRVPLMVLCDAHRSHMVKHHCCPGCGYFCIAGTFLECCPDQRIAHRFHRGCVTVLGGGRSRANDGGMLFCPHCGEDASEAQEVTIPSFSSATASATTVVTMSASSTTTPSLPPSAPTAPSLTASTGGMKDGKMPERPVSARMRSHGLVTVAVEQQQQSTQPVASAATATAVPPAEEGVDSVGPSLCMPNGKPVSPSALPPGPSRAALQKAILTQDTERKKKLRFHPRQLYPAAKQGEVQRVLLMLMEGIDPTYQPDSQNRRSALHAAAQRGLLEICYMLIQAGAKVDAQDKDMRTPLLEAIINNHIEVAHYLIQNGACVYHIEEDGYTGLHHAAKLGNLEILNMLLETGQVDVNAQDSGGWTPIIWAAEHKHVTVIKALLNRGADVTINDKELNVCLHWAAYAGSVDIAELVLNAGCSLASVNMHGDTPLHIAAREGYLECVTLFLSRGADIDIMNREGDTPLTLARPDTPVWVALQINRKLRRGITNRMLRTERIICSDVAQGYENVPIPCVNAVDDEGCPSDYKYVSENCETSAMNIDRNITHLQHCGCTDDCSSSNCLCGQLSIRCWYDKDQRLLQEFNKIEPPLIFECNMACSCYRTCKNRVVQAGIKVRLQLYRTEKMGWGVRALQDIPQGSFICEYVGELISDAEADVREDDSYLFDLDNKDGEVYCIDARYYGNISRFINHLCDPNLIPVRVFMLHQDLRFPRIAFFSSRDILSGQELGFDYGDRFWDIKSKYFTCQCGSEKCKHSAEAIALEQSRLARLEACPESGADCGMSLMGNS, from the exons ATGTCGGCATCTGAGACAACGGCAAAG GAGCCTCTCGAAAGAAATGACTCAGAAACAAATGCAGAGTCATTAGCTGGACCAAGTCATGTGAAAGAAG ATAATGTGGCCTCcacctcagctgctgtttcccaGAAGACAGAGCCAATGGGTGGTATGCCATCGATGCTGTCATCTCAGCAGTCTGGAAAGGATGCTTccagagctggagaggaggatgagacgTGGTCACCGTCCTCCTCTCCAAACAAACCTGCTGTAG GACATGCAGCAAAGTCCCTTCCATCAATGTCGGCCTCTTCGATGTCCCCCTCTCCTTCTACGTCCTCATCGTTGTCCCCTGGCCGAGCAAAGATGAGTGTTTCTGGGCCAGGTAGCAGTAAAACCGTCCATGCCCctgctccctcctcttcctcgtcatcttcctcttcctcatcctctacatcttcctcctctgccacgacctcctcatctccctctgtctcaccTGCCCCACCTAAGATCCACAGGGCCCGCAAGACCATGAACAGGCCACCACCAGCCCAG gtgAGCCACACGGAGGCACCTTCAGCATCTTCTGCCTGCCTTTCCCCCGACTCTGAAACAG TTGCCAAAAGGAGAAAACTGGATCATTCATCTGACAGAACACCTGCCAAGTCAGAGAATATTCCAGACAATGCTCAGACGGTG GAAGAAACCTTATTCCATAAAAAGATGGAGTCTGTTACAAAAACttcacaagagaaaaacaacagcagctcgGGGAGGTCGGAAGAGGAAAAAACTCGAATTTCCAGTCCGTCCGCCCAAGATTTAGAAAAG TTTGAAGATAGTGGAGCAGAAGTAAGGCAGCACGCTAAAGACATAGAGGGGTCAGTGAACATGTCAGATCAT AGTTCAgagtctgaaacacagagagccaGACAGAGTAGAAACGAGAGCGAGGAGTCGTCAAACACAGCCGACGTGGTGGAGACAGTCGGAG caggAAGGACGACTGAGTACACAGAGGTTCCTCTAGGCGCTCTGGACATCGCTGCTGCTGACAGTTTGACACTTTCCCCTCATCATG AAGGAAGCGATGCAGGAGACACGGAGCGGCTGGAGGAGCTtcctctgtgcagctgcaggatggAGGCTCCTCGAGTGGACAGCACCAGCCACCGCATCAGCAGACAGTGTATGGCCACCGAGAGCATCAACGGAGAG CTGAGGGCTTGCACCAATCGGACAGTAAAAGGGGAGACGATGCGGCCGTCGAGTCGGGTTCCCCTCATGGTTCTCTGTGATGCCCATCGGTCACACATGGTCAAACACCACTGCTGTCCTGGGTGTGGATACTTCTGCATAGCG GGCACGTTTCTCGAGTGCTGCCCAGACCAGCGCATCGCTCACCGCTTTCACCGCGGTTGCGTGACGGTGCTGGGCGGAGGGCGCAGCAGAGCGAACGACGGCGGCATGCTCTTCTGTCCACACTGTGGTGAAGATGCCTCTGAGGCCCAGGAGGTCACCATCCCCTCCTTCAGCTCAGCTACAGCCTCCGCAACCACCGTAGTCACGATGTCGGCCTCTTCCACCACCACCCCGTCTCTGCCGCCCTCCGCCCCCACAGCACCCTCGCTTACAGCCTCAACAGGAGGGATGAAAGATGGGAAGATGCCCGAAAGACCTGTCAG CGCTCGTATGCGTAGTCACGGTTTGGTAACGGTGgcggtggagcagcagcagcagtccacGCAGCCTGTAGCCTCTGCAGCAACCGCAACCGCCGTCCCCCCTGCAGAGGAGGGAGTGGACAGTGTGGGGCCCTCGCTCTGCATGCCAAATGGGAAACCTGTCAGCCCAAGCGCACTACCACCTGGGCCCAGCAGGGCGGCGCTGCAGAAGGCCATTCTCACGCAGGACACTGAGAG GAAGAAGAAACTGAGGTTCCACCCCCGCCAGCTCTATCCTGCTGCCAAACAAGGAGAGGTGCAGAGAGTTCTGCTCATGCTGA TGGAGGGCATAGATCCAACGTACCAGCCTGACTCTCAGAACAGACGCTCTGCTCTGCACGCTGCGGCTCAGAGAGGTCTGCTGGAAATCTGCTACATGCTCATACAG GCTGGTGCTAAAGTGGATGCCCAGGACAAAGACATGAGGACGCCCCTGTTGGAAGCGATCATCAACAATCACATTGAAGTGGCTCACTACCTGATCCAGAACGGCGCCTGTGTCTATCATATT gaGGAGGACGGATATACTGGCCTCCACCACGCAGCCAAACTGGGAAACCTGGAAATTTTGAACATGCTTCTGGAAACGGGGCAGGTTGATGTAAATGCACAG GACAGCGGGGGCTGGACGCCGATCATCTGGGCTGCAGAGCACAAACATGTAACGGTCATCAAAGCGCTGCTGAACAGAGGAGCTGATGTCACCATTAATGATAAA gAGCTGAACGTGTGTCTCCACTGGGCAGCGTACGCAGGGAGTGTGGATATAGCCGAGCTGGTGTTGAACGCTGGCTGCTCCCTCGCCTCAGTGAACATGCACGGAGACACGCCGCTCCACATCGCCGCCAGAGAGGGCTACCTGGAATGCGTTAC GTTGTTTCTATCCAGAGGCGCAGACATTGACATCATGAACAGGGAAGGAGACACTCCTCTCACCCTCGCACGGCCCGACACGCCGGTGTGGGTGGCTCTCCAGATCAACAGGAAGCTTAGAAGGGGAATAACCAATCGCATGCTTCGGACTGAACGAATCATCTGCAG CGACGTTGCGCAGGGCTACGAGAATGTACCGATCCCCTGTGTGAATGCGGTGGATGACGAGGGCTGTCCTTCAGACTACAAATATGTTTCAGAAAACTGTGAAACTTCAGCAATGAACATAGACCGCAATATTACACACTTacag CACTGTGGCTGCACTGACGACTGCTCGTCGAGTAACTGCCTCTGTGGACAGCTCAGTATCCGCTGCTGGTATGACAAG GACCAGCGGCTGCTCCAGGAGTTCAACAAAATTGAGCCTCCGCTTATATTTGAGTGCAACATGGCGTGTTCCTGTTACCGAACGTGCAAGAACAGAGTCGTACAGGCAGGAATAAA GGTTCGTCTTCAGCTCTACAGGACAGAGAAGATGGGCTGGGGAGTCCGAGCTCTGCAGGACATTCCACAGGGAAGCTTCATCTGCGA GTATGTTGGGGAGCTGATCTCTGACGCAGAGGCAGATGTTCGAGAAGACGACTCCTACCTGTTTGACCTGGACAACAAG gACGGGGAGGTGTATTGTATCGACGCCCGCTACTATGGCAACATCAGCCGCTTCATCAACCACCTGTGTGACCCAAACCTCATCCCAGTGCGTGTGTTCATGCTGCACCAGGACCTGAGATTCCCCCGCATCGCCTTCTTCAGCTCCAGAGACATCCTCAGTGGACAAGAGCTGGG ATTTGACTATGGAGACCGCTTCTGGGACATCAAGAGCAAgtatttcacctgtcagtgtgGATCAGAGAAATGTAAGCACTCGGCCGAGGCCATCGCCTTGGAGCAAAGCAGGCTGGCTCGATTGGAGGCTTGTCCAGAGTCGGGAGCCGACTGCGGGATGAGCCTGATGGGAAACTCTTAA
- the ehmt2 gene encoding histone-lysine N-methyltransferase EHMT2 isoform X4, whose protein sequence is MGGMPSMLSSQQSGKDASRAGEEDETWSPSSSPNKPAVGHAAKSLPSMSASSMSPSPSTSSSLSPGRAKMSVSGPGSSKTVHAPAPSSSSSSSSSSSSTSSSSATTSSSPSVSPAPPKIHRARKTMNRPPPAQVSHTEAPSASSACLSPDSETVAKRRKLDHSSDRTPAKSENIPDNAQTVEETLFHKKMESVTKTSQEKNNSSSGRSEEEKTRISSPSAQDLEKFEDSGAEVRQHAKDIEGSVNMSDHSSESETQRARQSRNESEESSNTADVVETVGAGRTTEYTEVPLGALDIAAADSLTLSPHHEGSDAGDTERLEELPLCSCRMEAPRVDSTSHRISRQCMATESINGELRACTNRTVKGETMRPSSRVPLMVLCDAHRSHMVKHHCCPGCGYFCIAGTFLECCPDQRIAHRFHRGCVTVLGGGRSRANDGGMLFCPHCGEDASEAQEVTIPSFSSATASATTVVTMSASSTTTPSLPPSAPTAPSLTASTGGMKDGKMPERPVSARMRSHGLVTVAVEQQQQSTQPVASAATATAVPPAEEGVDSVGPSLCMPNGKPVSPSALPPGPSRAALQKAILTQDTERKKKLRFHPRQLYPAAKQGEVQRVLLMLMEGIDPTYQPDSQNRRSALHAAAQRGLLEICYMLIQAGAKVDAQDKDMRTPLLEAIINNHIEVAHYLIQNGACVYHIEEDGYTGLHHAAKLGNLEILNMLLETGQVDVNAQDSGGWTPIIWAAEHKHVTVIKALLNRGADVTINDKSPLSLQELNVCLHWAAYAGSVDIAELVLNAGCSLASVNMHGDTPLHIAAREGYLECVTLFLSRGADIDIMNREGDTPLTLARPDTPVWVALQINRKLRRGITNRMLRTERIICSDVAQGYENVPIPCVNAVDDEGCPSDYKYVSENCETSAMNIDRNITHLQHCGCTDDCSSSNCLCGQLSIRCWYDKDQRLLQEFNKIEPPLIFECNMACSCYRTCKNRVVQAGIKVRLQLYRTEKMGWGVRALQDIPQGSFICEYVGELISDAEADVREDDSYLFDLDNKDGEVYCIDARYYGNISRFINHLCDPNLIPVRVFMLHQDLRFPRIAFFSSRDILSGQELGFDYGDRFWDIKSKYFTCQCGSEKCKHSAEAIALEQSRLARLEACPESGADCGMSLMGNS, encoded by the exons ATGGGTGGTATGCCATCGATGCTGTCATCTCAGCAGTCTGGAAAGGATGCTTccagagctggagaggaggatgagacgTGGTCACCGTCCTCCTCTCCAAACAAACCTGCTGTAG GACATGCAGCAAAGTCCCTTCCATCAATGTCGGCCTCTTCGATGTCCCCCTCTCCTTCTACGTCCTCATCGTTGTCCCCTGGCCGAGCAAAGATGAGTGTTTCTGGGCCAGGTAGCAGTAAAACCGTCCATGCCCctgctccctcctcttcctcgtcatcttcctcttcctcatcctctacatcttcctcctctgccacgacctcctcatctccctctgtctcaccTGCCCCACCTAAGATCCACAGGGCCCGCAAGACCATGAACAGGCCACCACCAGCCCAG gtgAGCCACACGGAGGCACCTTCAGCATCTTCTGCCTGCCTTTCCCCCGACTCTGAAACAG TTGCCAAAAGGAGAAAACTGGATCATTCATCTGACAGAACACCTGCCAAGTCAGAGAATATTCCAGACAATGCTCAGACGGTG GAAGAAACCTTATTCCATAAAAAGATGGAGTCTGTTACAAAAACttcacaagagaaaaacaacagcagctcgGGGAGGTCGGAAGAGGAAAAAACTCGAATTTCCAGTCCGTCCGCCCAAGATTTAGAAAAG TTTGAAGATAGTGGAGCAGAAGTAAGGCAGCACGCTAAAGACATAGAGGGGTCAGTGAACATGTCAGATCAT AGTTCAgagtctgaaacacagagagccaGACAGAGTAGAAACGAGAGCGAGGAGTCGTCAAACACAGCCGACGTGGTGGAGACAGTCGGAG caggAAGGACGACTGAGTACACAGAGGTTCCTCTAGGCGCTCTGGACATCGCTGCTGCTGACAGTTTGACACTTTCCCCTCATCATG AAGGAAGCGATGCAGGAGACACGGAGCGGCTGGAGGAGCTtcctctgtgcagctgcaggatggAGGCTCCTCGAGTGGACAGCACCAGCCACCGCATCAGCAGACAGTGTATGGCCACCGAGAGCATCAACGGAGAG CTGAGGGCTTGCACCAATCGGACAGTAAAAGGGGAGACGATGCGGCCGTCGAGTCGGGTTCCCCTCATGGTTCTCTGTGATGCCCATCGGTCACACATGGTCAAACACCACTGCTGTCCTGGGTGTGGATACTTCTGCATAGCG GGCACGTTTCTCGAGTGCTGCCCAGACCAGCGCATCGCTCACCGCTTTCACCGCGGTTGCGTGACGGTGCTGGGCGGAGGGCGCAGCAGAGCGAACGACGGCGGCATGCTCTTCTGTCCACACTGTGGTGAAGATGCCTCTGAGGCCCAGGAGGTCACCATCCCCTCCTTCAGCTCAGCTACAGCCTCCGCAACCACCGTAGTCACGATGTCGGCCTCTTCCACCACCACCCCGTCTCTGCCGCCCTCCGCCCCCACAGCACCCTCGCTTACAGCCTCAACAGGAGGGATGAAAGATGGGAAGATGCCCGAAAGACCTGTCAG CGCTCGTATGCGTAGTCACGGTTTGGTAACGGTGgcggtggagcagcagcagcagtccacGCAGCCTGTAGCCTCTGCAGCAACCGCAACCGCCGTCCCCCCTGCAGAGGAGGGAGTGGACAGTGTGGGGCCCTCGCTCTGCATGCCAAATGGGAAACCTGTCAGCCCAAGCGCACTACCACCTGGGCCCAGCAGGGCGGCGCTGCAGAAGGCCATTCTCACGCAGGACACTGAGAG GAAGAAGAAACTGAGGTTCCACCCCCGCCAGCTCTATCCTGCTGCCAAACAAGGAGAGGTGCAGAGAGTTCTGCTCATGCTGA TGGAGGGCATAGATCCAACGTACCAGCCTGACTCTCAGAACAGACGCTCTGCTCTGCACGCTGCGGCTCAGAGAGGTCTGCTGGAAATCTGCTACATGCTCATACAG GCTGGTGCTAAAGTGGATGCCCAGGACAAAGACATGAGGACGCCCCTGTTGGAAGCGATCATCAACAATCACATTGAAGTGGCTCACTACCTGATCCAGAACGGCGCCTGTGTCTATCATATT gaGGAGGACGGATATACTGGCCTCCACCACGCAGCCAAACTGGGAAACCTGGAAATTTTGAACATGCTTCTGGAAACGGGGCAGGTTGATGTAAATGCACAG GACAGCGGGGGCTGGACGCCGATCATCTGGGCTGCAGAGCACAAACATGTAACGGTCATCAAAGCGCTGCTGAACAGAGGAGCTGATGTCACCATTAATGATAAA tcccctctttccctccaggAGCTGAACGTGTGTCTCCACTGGGCAGCGTACGCAGGGAGTGTGGATATAGCCGAGCTGGTGTTGAACGCTGGCTGCTCCCTCGCCTCAGTGAACATGCACGGAGACACGCCGCTCCACATCGCCGCCAGAGAGGGCTACCTGGAATGCGTTAC GTTGTTTCTATCCAGAGGCGCAGACATTGACATCATGAACAGGGAAGGAGACACTCCTCTCACCCTCGCACGGCCCGACACGCCGGTGTGGGTGGCTCTCCAGATCAACAGGAAGCTTAGAAGGGGAATAACCAATCGCATGCTTCGGACTGAACGAATCATCTGCAG CGACGTTGCGCAGGGCTACGAGAATGTACCGATCCCCTGTGTGAATGCGGTGGATGACGAGGGCTGTCCTTCAGACTACAAATATGTTTCAGAAAACTGTGAAACTTCAGCAATGAACATAGACCGCAATATTACACACTTacag CACTGTGGCTGCACTGACGACTGCTCGTCGAGTAACTGCCTCTGTGGACAGCTCAGTATCCGCTGCTGGTATGACAAG GACCAGCGGCTGCTCCAGGAGTTCAACAAAATTGAGCCTCCGCTTATATTTGAGTGCAACATGGCGTGTTCCTGTTACCGAACGTGCAAGAACAGAGTCGTACAGGCAGGAATAAA GGTTCGTCTTCAGCTCTACAGGACAGAGAAGATGGGCTGGGGAGTCCGAGCTCTGCAGGACATTCCACAGGGAAGCTTCATCTGCGA GTATGTTGGGGAGCTGATCTCTGACGCAGAGGCAGATGTTCGAGAAGACGACTCCTACCTGTTTGACCTGGACAACAAG gACGGGGAGGTGTATTGTATCGACGCCCGCTACTATGGCAACATCAGCCGCTTCATCAACCACCTGTGTGACCCAAACCTCATCCCAGTGCGTGTGTTCATGCTGCACCAGGACCTGAGATTCCCCCGCATCGCCTTCTTCAGCTCCAGAGACATCCTCAGTGGACAAGAGCTGGG ATTTGACTATGGAGACCGCTTCTGGGACATCAAGAGCAAgtatttcacctgtcagtgtgGATCAGAGAAATGTAAGCACTCGGCCGAGGCCATCGCCTTGGAGCAAAGCAGGCTGGCTCGATTGGAGGCTTGTCCAGAGTCGGGAGCCGACTGCGGGATGAGCCTGATGGGAAACTCTTAA